The following coding sequences are from one Rutidosis leptorrhynchoides isolate AG116_Rl617_1_P2 chromosome 11, CSIRO_AGI_Rlap_v1, whole genome shotgun sequence window:
- the LOC139877701 gene encoding F-box/FBD/LRR-repeat protein At1g13570-like, translating into MKHKRSCSDIISDLPQNIIETILCLVPIRDAVRTSVLSKKWRYNWTQIPKLEFDDYDMLDEEENEDYTERGRLKSKRKLLKRKRKLFRAIKHVLLMHSDSILECSLSIRDGNNKCVEIDQIIACLSRMNTVKKLRLILNADVISTYELPSSIFSFCQLNNLYLGNCILDHQPTTFNGFGQLKSLDLDCVITSKELILDVVSKSPLLKKFSMINHEYFNPVFNRAFMCELFGYMPAIEELFLGSHYGYFRQFDSSLPKISTPLVHLKYAHLHEPFFMGDGLPFVVHLIRSSPNMEKLTLECINDPEKTLGIDSLTATEYSDIWLDHLKVLELHLDDVIHDMEFLKLIFARSPMLKVVNIHFNYRLENFSEWKKDDETEMLRVVSNTPQASHTVKIGVQHDED; encoded by the exons ATGAAACATAAACGTTCGTGTTCAGATATAATTAGCGACCTTCCTCAAAACATAATAGAAACCATTCTTTGTCTCGTACCTATAAGAGATGCAGTAAGGACGAGCGTCCTTTCGAAAAAGTGGAGATACAATTGGACCCAAATACCTAAACTTGAGTTTGATGACTATGATATGCTCGATGAAGAAGAAAATGAAGATTATACAGAAAGGGGACGGTTGAAAAGTAAACGTAAACTTTTGAAAAGGAAACGTAAACTTTTTCGTGCTATAAAACACGTTCTGTTAATGCACTCGGATTCAATACTCGAGTGCTCCCTTTCGATACGGGATGGAAATAATAAATGTGTTGAAATCGACCAAATTATAGCTTGTTTGTCGAGGATGAACACTGTCAAGAAATTGAGACTTATTTTGAATGCTGATGTAATCAGTACATATGAGTTACCCTCATCTATTTTCTCATTTTGTCAGTTGAATAATCTCTATCTCGGAAATTGTATTCTTGACCATCAACCAACAACATTTAATGGATTTGGTCAGCTTAAAAGCTTAGACCTGGATTGTGTAATCACCTCTAAAGAACTTATTCTAGATGTTGTATCAAAATCGCCATTACTCAAGAAGTTTAGTATG ATTAATCATGAATATTTTAATCCCGTGTTTAATCGTGCTTTCATGTGTGAGCTATTTGGATATATGCCAGCAATTGAAGAACTTTTTCTTGGCAGTCACTATGGTTACTTTCGTCAG TTCGACTCTTCTTTACCAAAGATTTCGACTCCATTAGTCCACCTCAAATACGCGCATTTACATGAGCCATTTTTTATGGGTGATGGGTTGCCTTTCGTTGTTCATTTGATTAGGAGCTCGCCAAATATGGAGAAACTTACGTTAGAG TGTATTAATGATCCTGAAAAGACATTAGGAATAGACTCCCTTACGGCGACAGAGTATTCAGATATTTGGTTGGATCATTTGAAGGTACTTGAGCTTCATTTGGATGACGTCATACACGATATGGAGTTTTTGAAGCTGATATTCGCCAGGTCACCCATGCTTAAAGTGGTGAATATACACTTTAATTATCGATTAGAGAACTTTAGTGAATGGAAAAAGGATGATGAGACAGAGATGTTAAGAGTTGTCTCAAACACCCCACAAGCATCACATACGGTAAAAATCGGTGTCCAACATGACGAAGATTGA